The following coding sequences lie in one Pseudarthrobacter phenanthrenivorans Sphe3 genomic window:
- a CDS encoding Nramp family divalent metal transporter gives MDDEAMDSAAPRTKAALNADQEASFRADHADRIDDDGGRPAKWRIIGPGLVVAATGVGAADMVATLVAGSRYGYGLFWAVIVGVVLKIILVEGAGRYTLATGKTIFEGWRSLGKWTTWYFGPYIMIWGFVYGATAMSSAALPLAAVFPVLPLWAWAIMMGLAGFAMVWWGKYATFEKITAVLVGMMFVTVVGLAVIAAPNIPEMLAGLVPMIPSTDGGIFYTLALAGGVGGTITLAAYGYWLREKGWYTPKWMKVMRIDNSMAYVITGIFVIAMLIVGAEVVRSAGVSLSASDEGLLDLYDVLKAEYGDVVGTGFLVGFWAASFSSIIGVWNGVSLMFADFWGNMRGKESGHPDTRVGGKYFKFYILWLTFPPMILFALGQPIGLILLYGALGSLFMPFLALTLLGLLNGRRIPKAWANKPHSNMALGLCALLFVVLGIRQFWTSLAPLFGG, from the coding sequence ATGGACGATGAGGCCATGGACAGCGCCGCGCCGCGGACCAAAGCTGCGCTCAATGCGGATCAGGAGGCGTCCTTCCGGGCGGATCACGCGGACCGTATCGATGACGACGGAGGCCGTCCCGCCAAGTGGCGCATCATTGGTCCCGGGCTGGTGGTCGCCGCCACTGGCGTGGGGGCTGCCGATATGGTGGCCACCCTGGTTGCGGGCTCCCGGTACGGCTACGGCCTGTTCTGGGCAGTCATCGTGGGTGTGGTCCTGAAGATCATCCTCGTTGAGGGAGCCGGCAGATACACCCTGGCAACGGGAAAGACCATCTTTGAGGGGTGGCGCTCCCTCGGCAAATGGACAACGTGGTACTTCGGGCCGTACATCATGATCTGGGGCTTCGTCTACGGCGCCACCGCAATGTCCTCGGCGGCATTGCCGCTTGCGGCAGTATTCCCCGTGCTCCCGCTCTGGGCCTGGGCCATCATGATGGGTTTGGCCGGGTTTGCGATGGTGTGGTGGGGCAAATACGCCACCTTCGAGAAGATCACAGCGGTCCTCGTCGGCATGATGTTCGTGACTGTGGTGGGCTTGGCCGTCATTGCCGCTCCCAACATTCCTGAAATGCTCGCCGGGCTGGTTCCCATGATCCCTTCCACGGACGGCGGGATCTTCTACACCCTTGCCCTCGCGGGCGGCGTGGGCGGGACCATAACGCTCGCCGCCTACGGATACTGGCTTCGCGAAAAGGGCTGGTACACGCCCAAGTGGATGAAGGTCATGCGCATCGATAACTCCATGGCCTATGTCATAACCGGAATCTTCGTAATTGCCATGCTCATTGTGGGCGCTGAGGTTGTGCGCTCCGCGGGTGTCTCACTGAGCGCGAGTGATGAGGGTCTGCTGGACCTCTATGACGTGCTGAAGGCAGAATACGGGGACGTTGTGGGGACCGGTTTCCTGGTGGGTTTCTGGGCCGCCTCCTTCTCCTCGATCATCGGGGTGTGGAATGGTGTTTCGCTGATGTTTGCGGATTTCTGGGGCAACATGCGGGGCAAGGAGTCCGGCCACCCCGATACGCGGGTGGGCGGCAAATACTTCAAGTTCTACATTCTGTGGCTGACTTTCCCGCCCATGATCCTTTTCGCACTGGGCCAGCCAATCGGCCTGATCCTGTTGTACGGCGCCTTGGGTTCCCTGTTTATGCCGTTCCTGGCGTTGACACTGCTTGGCCTGCTGAATGGCAGGCGGATTCCCAAGGCTTGGGCCAACAAACCGCACAGCAACATGGCGCTGGGCTTATGTGCCCTGCTGTTCGTGGTGCTGGGGATCCGGCAGTTCTGGACATCCCTCGCGCCGCTGTTCGGCGGCTAG